From Micromonospora echinaurantiaca:
CCGGCTCCGGCACGCCGGCCGGCGCCCGGGACCGGATTGCGGCGCCGCTCAGCCGGTCAGCCGGCCGTGCACCACCAGAGCCCAACCGAGCAGGGCGAACGCGGCGGTCGAGGCGACCGCGCGGAGGACGTTCCAGCGCACCCAGGCGGTGGTGAACCGGTCCCGCACCGCGGCCAGGTCGGCCACCCGGTCCGGGTCGCCGGCGGCGGCCAACTGGTTGTTCAACGGCACGTTGACCGTCCCGGTGACCACCAGCACCACCAGGTAGAGCAGCAGCGCGGCGACGAGCCACGGCAGGACGGCCCGGTGCGCCGAGCCGAGGTGCAGCACCGCCGTCAGCGCCGTGCAGACCAGGGCGCCGAGGAAGCAGACCAGGAACCAACCGTTGATGATGGACTCGTTGATCCGCTGCATCGCGAGGACCAGGGTCCGGTCGTCCGTGCGGACCAGGCCGGGCATCACCGCGTAGGCGAACGCCGCGAACAGCCCGGCCACCAGGCCGGTGGACACCGCGGCGGCGAGCAGGCTGAGCGTACGCAGCACGGTCATCTCAGGCCGCCCACACGCCGGTCGCGGCGGTGGCCCGCGCGTACCCGGTGACGTCCCGGGGCGGTCGGCCCAGGGCCCGCCGCACGCCGTCGGCCAGGCTGGCGTTGCGCCCGTCGAGGACCTCGGTGAACAGGTACGTCAGCAGCGCGACCACCTCGGCCGGCGCGCCGGCCCGGCCCAGCGCCGCGGCGTAATCCGGCGCGGGGACCGGGGTGAACCGGACCGGCCGGCCGGTCGCGGCGGCGATCTCGGCGACCACCTCGGCGAACGTCAGCAACCGGGGGCCGGTCACCTCGTACACCTCGCTGGCGTGCCCGTCCCCGGTCAGCGCCGCGACGGCGACCTCCGCGACGTCGTCCGCGTCGACGAACGGCTCCGTTACCCCGTCGACCGGCAGCGCCACCTCGCCCCGCCGTACGTCGTGGACGAACGGGCCCTCGCTGAAGTTCTGCTGGAACCAGCTCGCCCGCACCACCGTCCACCGGCCACCGGCGGCGTCCACCACCTGCCGGACCGCCTGCTCGGCCTGCTCGGCCTCGGGCTCGCCCCGGCCGGAGAGCAGCACCACCCGGTCCACCCCGCGGGCGACCGCCAGCCGGGTGAACGACTCCACCGCCGCCACGGCGCCGGGCACCGCCAGGTCCGGCTGGTACGACAGGTACACCGTGCCGACGCCGTCCAGCGCTGCCGGCCAGGTCGCCCGGTCGGTCCAGTCGAAGGGGGGCGTGCCGGTCCGGGATCCGCGCCGGACGGGCCGGCCGAGCGCGGTGAGGCGGTCGGCGACGCGGCGGCCGGTCTTGCCGTTGCCGCCGAGCACCAGCACGGGGTGTTCGTTGATCGTCATGCCCTCCATCCAACGCCGTCCGCCGGCCGGGGGCCATGCGCGGGACGCGCGTCCACATGCGCGCGCGTCTCACCGCCGCCCGCCTTCCGCCGAACACCGCCCACCGGCCGCCGTCCGCCGGTTCTCCGGCCACCGGCCGCGGCCACCGGTCCTCGGGTCAGCGGCCGTGGGCCCGGCCGGCCGGCGGGTCGGCGCTGAACGCGGTCAGGAACCGGTCGCGGAAGGCGTCCATCGGCCAGACCGGCGCCTCGGGCCCCGGCCGCAGCCCGTCCTGCCAGCCCCAGCCGGCGATCCGGTCGAGCACCGCCGGGTCGGCGGCGACGATGCTGACCGGCACGTCCCGGCTGGCGTCGTCGCCGGTGACCACCGGGGCCGGCTGGTGGTCGCCGAGGAAGACCAGCACCAGGTCCCGGTCCCCGTACGTCTCCAGATAGGAGATCAACGTGCGCAGCGAGTACTCGACGGCCTTGCGGTAGCCGACGCGGGGCTGTGACTTCGGGTTGCTGACCGCCGCGTCGTGGTAGACGCTGCCGTCGCCGACGGCGGTCCAGTCGATCACCTTGGGGATCCGGGTCCAGGGCGAGTGGCTGGAGATCAGCGGGATCTCGGCCATCAGCGGCGGGCGGTCGGCGACGTCGCGCTCCCGGCGCTGGAAGGTGGCCAGGGTGTACTGGTCGGGCATCGGGGCGTAGCTGAACTTCGGCCCCTGGTAGTCCAGGCCGGCGGCGTCGTAGTACCGGTCGTAGCCGAAGAAGGAGCCCTCCGGCCAGGGCTGGGTGGCGGCGGGCATCACCCCGACGGTGTCCCAACCGGCCCGCCGAAAGGCGCCGCCGAGGGTGAGCCGGTCGCTGGCCAGCAGGCTGCGATGGCGCTGCTCGTTGTCGATCCACAGCCCGGACAGCAGGGTGTCGTGGGCCAGCCAGCTGCCACCCCCGGTGGTGGGCGAGGTGAGGAAGCCGCTGCGGGCGCCGAACCCGGCCGCCCGCAGCCGCTCGGTGCCGGCGTCCAGCACCTCGCCGACCCGCGCGAACTCCGGGTCCTCGACCGCGTCCCGGCCGTAGCTCTCCACAAAGGCGACGATCACGTCCTTGCCGCGCAGCGCGGTCAGCAACTCCGCACCCGGGGTGTGCCGGAACGGGTCGGCGCCCACCTGTGCGGTGAACGCCTCCCGGTCACGCAGCCGCGCCTGCGCCTGCCGGGCGTGGTCGCGCACCAGCGCGGTGGCGGCGGTGTCGGCGACCGGCACACCGGGCGCGACCCGGATGCCGGCGGCCGCGGCGGCCACCCAGAGCACCACCAGCGCGGCGACCACCCGCCGCGCCCCGACCCCGTGCCGGCCGGCCAGCCCGGCCAGCCGCAGCACCGCCGCGGCGAGGGCCAGCACCAGCACCACGACCAGCACCAGCACGCCGACGACGGCGCCGGTGCCACCGGCTCGGCCGAACGAGTCGGTGAGGAAACCGACCGCGTCGTCGAGCAGCGCCCAGTCGAGGACCAGGTCGAACGGCCGGCCGAGTGCCGAGCGGAAACCCAGGTCGGCGAGTTTCAGCACGGTCAGCAGGGCGAGCAGCGTCCCGGTCGCGGCGGCCACCAGCCGGCGTGCCCGGCCCGGCAGGGCGAGCAGCAGGGCGGCCACCAGCAGACCCTCCAGCGGAATGCGCAGGAAGGCGGCGGGGGTGAGCTGCCCGGGTCGGCTCGGCACGGTGAGCGCGACCAGCACCAGCGCGCCGGCGAGCACGGTGGTCACCCGGGCCGCCACGGCCCGGGCCCGCCGGCGGTCAGGTCCGGCGGGGGTACGCGTCGGGTCCGCCTCCGCTGTGCGGTGCTCGGACCCGGCGTCCGGGAGGGAGTGTCGCGGTGCGGCGACCCGACCGTCGGATGCGGTCGACTGTGGACGGGGTGGGGTCTGGATCGACATCACGGCTCCCGGGTCAGCGCAGCGACAGCACGGGTGGGGCGACCGGCAGGTCCCGGGCGCCGGCCGGCTCACCGGTTCCGCTCGGCTGCCGGCGGACCGGCAGCGTCACCCGGCGGGCGGGCAGCGCCGGCGCGGGCGCGGCGCGGCCGACCCGTGGCCGGGCCGGGCCGGCCCGGTGCCGCCACAGCCAGCCGACGTCGTGGCCGAAGGACTCCACCAGCAGCGCCAGCGCCACCACCAGCACCAGCACGGTCAGCGTCCGGGGCAGCGCCGCGGACGCGGCGACCAGCAGCAGCACTCCCTGCACGGCGGCGACCACCTTGCGCCAGTAGCGGGCCGGCAGTTGCCCGCGCAGCCAGGGCAGCGCCCGGGCCGCCGCGACGAAGGCGTACCGCATCGCGCCGATCGCGAGCACCCAACCGCCCACCGACGGCGCCACGTACAGGCTGAGCACCAGGATCAGGAACGCGTCGACCTCCATGTCGAAGCGGGCGCCGAACGCGCTCGCCGTGCCGGTGCGCCGGGCGACCCGACCGTCCACCGCGTCCAGCAGCAGCGCGACAGCGGTCAGCACGATCAGCACCCCGACCGGCGCGGGCCGGTGAGCGGAGTCGGCCACCAGCGCGGTCACGCCGCCCACCAGCACCGCCCGGGTCAGCGTCACCCGGTCCGCCGGGCCCAGCCCGGCCGCCGCGCAGCGGTGCAGGCCACGATTCAGCACGGCGTGACCGACCGCCGCGTACGCGAGCCCGGCGAGCCAACCCGCCCCGCCGAGTCCGACAGTTCCGGCGAGGCCGGCGAGCAGGACAATCTGGAAGATCAGCCCGATCACCGGACCAGTTCGAACCGTGGGCACCGTGCCTCCGTGTCTATGATCGACAACCCCCTGCCGGGGTACACGGAAAATCCGGCCGTTCGGTTCGGTCGGGTGAGGAGATGCCGGTGACCCGCGAGGCCCACGCCTTCTGGCTCCGCGCGCCGGGCCAGGGCGAGATCCGCCCGGTCCGGCTGCCCGCGCCCGGCTCCGACGAGGTCCTGGTCCGCACCCGCTTCTCCGGGGTCAGCCGCGGCACCGAGACGCTCGTCTTCGCCGGCCGGGTGCCGGCCAGCCAGTACGCCGCCATGCGCGCCCCGTTCCAGGAGGGCGACTTCCCGGCCCCGGTGAAATACGGCTACCTCAACGTCGGCGAGGTCGAGCAGGGCCCCGACGACCTGCGCGGGCGGACCGTGTTCTGCCTCCACCCGCACCAGACCGCGTACGTCGTACCGGCCAGCGCGGTGGTGCCGGTGCCGGACGCGGTGCCGCCCGCCCGGGCGGTGCTGGCCGGCACCGTGGAGACCGCTGTCAACGCGCTGTGGGACGCCCCGCCGCTGGTCG
This genomic window contains:
- a CDS encoding anthrone oxygenase family protein: MTVLRTLSLLAAAVSTGLVAGLFAAFAYAVMPGLVRTDDRTLVLAMQRINESIINGWFLVCFLGALVCTALTAVLHLGSAHRAVLPWLVAALLLYLVVLVVTGTVNVPLNNQLAAAGDPDRVADLAAVRDRFTTAWVRWNVLRAVASTAAFALLGWALVVHGRLTG
- a CDS encoding NmrA family NAD(P)-binding protein, with the translated sequence MTINEHPVLVLGGNGKTGRRVADRLTALGRPVRRGSRTGTPPFDWTDRATWPAALDGVGTVYLSYQPDLAVPGAVAAVESFTRLAVARGVDRVVLLSGRGEPEAEQAEQAVRQVVDAAGGRWTVVRASWFQQNFSEGPFVHDVRRGEVALPVDGVTEPFVDADDVAEVAVAALTGDGHASEVYEVTGPRLLTFAEVVAEIAAATGRPVRFTPVPAPDYAAALGRAGAPAEVVALLTYLFTEVLDGRNASLADGVRRALGRPPRDVTGYARATAATGVWAA